The Pochonia chlamydosporia 170 chromosome 3, whole genome shotgun sequence genome contains the following window.
AACATGAGACATGCCTTGCGCAGCAAGCAACCCCAGTCAGTTCAGCCCGTTGTCCAGCTGCAACCAAAGGCAAGCCCTTCCTCTTTGGATTGACATGAGCCAGCCACTTGGCTCACACGACCGGCTTCTCTTTCCCCGTGCTTCCCAGGCTTGGCCTTCGTTTGCATGCTCCGCAAACTCCGTAATGCatactacctaggtaggtactgAGGACTCCAAGTTACTTGGTGGCCGGGAGGCTGGCTCCGTCTCCCCGGTCATGGTTGTCCAAAGGGTTGGATTGCAACTTCGGTCAAGTAAACCAGTTACGGAGTAATATGAGAGCCATCAAAACATGGTCCGTTGGAAAGGTCACCTAGGTTTGCCAGGGCACGCCGAACCCACATTCCCCACCATTTCTTCTGGTGTTTCCCATGTGGCCTGTGGCTAATCTCTGTTCCCATTAAGCTGACAGTGGCTTACACGTAAGGTGGGTGTTATCAATTTGTCGCGCAATCAATCCTACTTATCAGTTTAGCTTCAAATCGCAACCGCGCAAATCCCTGATCTGAGCAAACGTTGGAACTATCGAAGGGGTAAGTGGGTTTATTCTGGAAACCGTCCACAGTCTTCAACGGCAGTCGGCAATAAGGGCCATTGTCAGCCGTTTGCAAGAACTTGAAGTGATAATAGAACATGTTACGCCGCCTCCGAATACTCCAATATGCCATATGCACattgccaagaccaaggcaaTCCGGTCCGCCACTTCCCGAACAGGTAGTCCGACTGACAATTTTGTTGGATGACCGGCGTCCGAGTTTCTGTGTCATCAGACAGTTGGTAACATTCTTTTTGATTCTGACTTGACTGCTTTGTATATGGGACATGAGTCAATAACCATCCAGTACCCCAACTCAATAGCTTCAACACGGTCAGACCGCCAATCACTGAAGGAGGAACTGAAGAGCGCAAATCAGACTCTATGGTGATGCAATCGAGTCCAACTATATGATTCTGAAAGTATTGGTCAATCTAACCCGGCAGGAGTACTCGCAAGTTGCAATTCACTTGCCACAAATGCTACTTGGTCGGGTAGCAGGCGTCTTGCTTGTGCTGAGTCTGATGTTGTATCAATATGGTCTCGGTCCTAAAGTTTCACTCTCAATACCGATTTGTCATGCTCAACTTGTAGCACTGACAGCTTATTGCTGAGTATGTGAAAACGTCGCAGGCCACAATGCCCCAAGCGAGACTCTTGGACGCAAATGTAAATCACAACATGTTTGGCTTGGTATGTAAAGTGTTTTGAAAGCCAAATAGTTGTGATGATGCAATACATTGAAGTCAAATTCAGGGCTGACGGGACCAGTCCTGGTGAGtacatggcatcaacactTCCAAGACGGAGATATGGGTAAAATTATCTTGAATCCCTCATTACAGAGCCTGATCTAACCTCGGCATGCATGATAAAGTACATGTATTGTACAACGTATCCCAGTAATCCCATCGCAAGCTTTCTTCCAGTCCATTGAGTTGCCAAAATGAGAAGTCGCCCGCTATTCATCCGTCCTCGGGCCAGGCAATTGAGGTGGAAGAAGTTCACAGACCTCACATATATAGCCAGCAGACTTGACTTCCCGTCTGTGTATGCCCATGGTGCAATCTCCAGCTATTTTACCTCTCTTTTGAGCTTTGGCCCTGTCCAGCGACTCTTGGCAGTATATGTTCGTCCCCACGGTGAATTTTCTCACGACGCACTGCTGGGAGTGCCTCCTGATGCATTCCTTGTAGAAGTGCGCCTCGAAACACATTTTGACTGATCGATGGTGGCgctgttttgttttctttttcttatGAAATGTAGGGATTTAATATGCGTCTTTGATGTTTGTTCGTGGAGTCGTTGGACTTGTCTTTTTGATTCGGCATGTTGTTTAGGAGGCGAGTTGAGATGGGAATAGTTTGGCGAGACCTTTGTTTTTATACAACTCTTAGAATGACTGAATGTAATTCTTGGGTCGTGGTTTCCTTGTTCAGTGGAAGCAGGAAGGAGTTCACTGGTGGTGTACGTGGGACGTACTTTCGTGTTCATGGTTAGCTTTGTTGGGATCGAATGCTGTGGGTGAGTGTTCGACATTGTTCGTCGTTCATTGACGAGAGTTTACATCTTCATCAATATACTGCTGTGATATGGATGTAGGTGTTAGTCCTGTGATTAAGTTGGCTCACGATGAGTTACGGCACTTCAGAAACAGGCATACACTTGTCCAGTTTGCGATTCAGGGGGATGATTATATTGATAGTTGTAAATTGGTGAGTAGCTCCTCCAGCTATTAACCTTTTGTCCGATATGagttgttgaacttggactTGTACAAAAAGCACGAACAGAAACGAACACCGAAAACCCATTACATTAGACCAAAAGACATCAAGTACACTGTTTTCATCTCAAGACCAGCAACACTATTTTCGTCATTGTGCCCCCATCAGCAAATGGCATGACTCTTTCCAGTCTTTCCCTGCAGCGAATGTTGTTCATTCTACGCCAGTCAGTAAACCACTCAATCTCCAAATCAAGCAAACATACCTTGAAAGCCTCCTTCGCCTCACTCATCGGATCCCTAATCTTCCTCCCAGCAGTGATGTGCTCGCCCATATGCTCCTGCAGCCTCTTGATAAACTGCTCACTGTCCTGCTCCAAATGCTGACAACACAACTTGATATCCTTGATCAACAGCTCGCACCGACTCTTGGAAAAGTCCTCCCTCACCACAATccgcatcatcttcatctgctcCGTCTCAGGGGCCATGGTGTACGCGGGGATAACCCACCCCCTTGCGCGGAGATACTGCGCCAACGCAAATTCGTCAAAGTCCTTGTCCTCGATCTCGCCTTCATCTCTGCCGGGGAAGCGGAAAGCAACCAAGGGCAAGCTCTTCCCGTGTCCTTCGgacatgacgacgaagccTATTTCGCGAAGAGCATCCGCGAGGTAGTCTGCTGTTTTGGTGAGGTTGCACATGATGTGGCGGTAGCCAGCTTTGCCTAGACGGATGAGCTGGTAGTACTGTCCGATGACTTGGGAGGCGCCCTTAGAGAAGTTGAGTGTGAAGGAGGACTGTTCGGCGCCGAggtagttgatgttgaagatgagatcTTTGGGGAGATACTCTGACGAGCGCCATACCACCCATCCTACGCCGGGGTACACAAGACCATACTAAAGATTCAGTCACAATGTCATTCCCATGATATGTAGACAGGATTCTTACTCACCTTATGTCCAGAAACATTAATAGAAACCACACGCTCGACTCGAAAGTCCCATTGAAGATCGGGAACCACAAACGGCGCCACAAACCCTCCACtcgcagcatcaacatgaatCGGCACATCCGACTTCCTCTCAACAAGCAAGTCACTAATagccttgacatcctcaTACGCCCCCGTGTATGTCGTCCCCAAAATGGCCACAATCCCAATCGTATTCTCGTCACACATATCCACCGCCTCCTTGGGGTCAATCACAAACCGCGTCCTCGTGCAATTCACATACTTCTCCTCGATTTCAAAGTACCGTGCCGCCTTCTCCCAGCACACCTGCACGGCAGAagacatgatgatgttgggatTGTCAGTGGATTTCCCTTCCGCCTGGCGACGCTGCTTCCAGCGGCGCTTCATGGCCAGGACGCCGAGCATGATGGCCTCGGAGGAGCCTA
Protein-coding sequences here:
- a CDS encoding glutamate decarboxylase (similar to Aspergillus terreus NIH2624 XP_001212575.1) — translated: MAPAARAGVKRSADEVDSQDDFTSVYGSRYAIQDLPSADIPDESMPPEIAYRMIKDELSLDNNPKLNLASFVSTYMEKEAEDLMMEAMSKNFIDFEEYPQTAEIHNRCANMIANLFHAPQNTAIGTSSVGSSEAIMLGVLAMKRRWKQRRQAEGKSTDNPNIIMSSAVQVCWEKAARYFEIEEKYVNCTRTRFVIDPKEAVDMCDENTIGIVAILGTTYTGAYEDVKAISDLLVERKSDVPIHVDAASGGFVAPFVVPDLQWDFRVERVVSINVSGHKYGLVYPGVGWVVWRSSEYLPKDLIFNINYLGAEQSSFTLNFSKGASQVIGQYYQLIRLGKAGYRHIMCNLTKTADYLADALREIGFVVMSEGHGKSLPLVAFRFPGRDEGEIEDKDFDEFALAQYLRARGWVIPAYTMAPETEQMKMMRIVVREDFSKSRCELLIKDIKLCCQHLEQDSEQFIKRLQEHMGEHITAGRKIRDPMSEAKEAFKNEQHSLQGKTGKSHAIC